From the genome of Homalodisca vitripennis isolate AUS2020 unplaced genomic scaffold, UT_GWSS_2.1 ScUCBcl_9078;HRSCAF=17444, whole genome shotgun sequence, one region includes:
- the LOC124374570 gene encoding hematopoietic prostaglandin D synthase-like codes for MRPQPVQRPEELRIASAYRTTSGPAVLFGSLESTQALSRRHEGIYQRRGDHRFKKEKRARTYRNWREIFSWADLYYGALSDCLNYLLGTEITDGYPNMKALKEKIFALPAIKAWVDKRPPDDFDL; via the exons ATGAGGCCGCAACCAGTTCAGCGTCCAGAAGAACTCAGAATCGCTTCAGCGTATCGCACGACCTCTGGGCCAGCAGTCCTGTTTGGTTCGCTGGAGTCTACACAAGCTCTTAGCAGGAGACATGAAGGGATCTACCAGCGACGTGGTGACCACCGCTTTAAAAAGGAAAAACGTGCTCGCACCTATCGGAACTGGCGGGAGAT TTTTTCATGGGCTGACCTGTACTACGGTGCCCTTAGCGACTGCCTGAACTATCTGTTAGGCACTGAAATAACAGATGGCTACCCGAACATGAAAGCTCTGAAGGAGAAGATCTTCGCGCTGCCCGCCATCAAGGCCTGGGTCGACAAGCGCCCTCCGGACGATTTTGACCTTTAA